The following proteins are co-located in the Blattabacterium sp. (Blatta orientalis) str. Tarazona genome:
- the tilS gene encoding tRNA lysidine(34) synthetase TilS: MKNFSYDHFFLEKIIKSFSLVEKKKICVAVSGGLDSMVLLNLLLLVPNLTLGVAHCNFTLRDKESNEDENFVKNFCVKKHILCHVKRFNTFDFSKRNKFSIQMAARKLRYDWFEDLLEKHSYDHMALGHHLNDSVETFFINIMRGTGLKGLLGIPIENRKFIRPLSSFTKEEILHYAKMKKVNWRLDHSNQEKKYLRNKIRLITSTFSDSFYKGFKKSIKYLHQENLVIESEVTKINKEITMEKKENPFFWKIECKKIKELQPLSFYLFKLFFPYGFSNIEDLKNLLYAQSGKQLFSKKYRIIKNRNHWILVKNQNSSKEIYMISNLKDHKKTYLPIHLKFFLNPKKKNNNRSILHRFR, encoded by the coding sequence ATGAAGAATTTCTCATATGATCATTTTTTTTTAGAGAAAATTATAAAATCTTTTTCCTTAGTAGAAAAGAAAAAAATTTGTGTAGCTGTAAGTGGTGGATTAGATAGCATGGTTCTTTTAAATTTATTACTTCTTGTCCCTAACCTTACATTAGGAGTAGCTCATTGCAATTTTACTCTTAGAGATAAAGAATCTAATGAGGACGAAAATTTTGTGAAAAATTTTTGTGTAAAAAAACATATTTTATGTCACGTAAAAAGATTTAACACTTTTGATTTTTCGAAAAGAAATAAGTTTTCTATACAAATGGCAGCTAGAAAACTTAGATATGATTGGTTTGAGGATTTATTAGAGAAACATTCCTATGATCATATGGCATTAGGACATCATTTAAATGATTCAGTAGAAACTTTTTTTATCAATATAATGAGAGGAACTGGACTAAAAGGGTTATTAGGGATTCCTATAGAAAATAGAAAATTTATTCGTCCTCTTTCTAGTTTTACTAAAGAAGAAATTTTACACTATGCTAAAATGAAAAAAGTTAATTGGAGGTTAGATCACAGTAATCAAGAAAAGAAATATTTAAGAAATAAAATACGTCTAATCACATCTACTTTTTCAGATTCTTTCTACAAAGGATTTAAAAAAAGTATAAAATATCTTCATCAGGAAAATTTAGTTATAGAAAGTGAGGTAACAAAAATTAATAAAGAGATTACTATGGAAAAAAAAGAGAATCCATTTTTTTGGAAAATTGAATGCAAAAAAATTAAGGAATTACAACCATTGTCTTTTTATTTATTCAAATTATTTTTTCCATATGGATTTTCTAATATAGAAGATTTAAAAAACCTTCTTTATGCACAATCTGGAAAACAATTATTCTCAAAAAAATATCGAATTATCAAAAATAGAAATCATTGGATTTTGGTAAAAAATCAAAATTCTTCAAAAGAAATATATATGATATCGAATCTAAAAGATCATAAAAAAACTTATTTACCCATTCATCTAAAATTTTTTTTGAATCCAAAAAAAAAAAATAATAACAGAAGCATCCT